The following coding sequences are from one Reyranella humidisoli window:
- a CDS encoding Rid family hydrolase, producing MSTNDITRVPNPRVPAKSSVAIYRLPGGGGFLWGVATSPDRTQDIRVQTLGALGVIDGYLKDAGLDRTRIVKAEIVVTDHDNKPAFDEAWATWMPANQGPVRSFVQSVMPEGDLIEIIVTAAL from the coding sequence ATGAGTACCAACGACATCACCCGCGTTCCCAACCCGCGGGTGCCGGCCAAATCGTCGGTCGCGATCTACCGCCTACCGGGCGGTGGTGGATTCCTGTGGGGTGTGGCGACGTCGCCGGACCGTACGCAGGACATCCGCGTGCAGACGCTGGGCGCGCTGGGTGTGATCGACGGCTATCTGAAGGACGCCGGCCTCGACCGCACGCGCATCGTGAAGGCTGAGATCGTCGTTACCGACCACGACAACAAGCCGGCCTTCGACGAGGCCTGGGCGACCTGGATGCCGGCCAACCAAGGCCCGGTCCGCTCCTTCGTGCAGTCGGTAATGCCCGAAGGCGACCTGATCGAGATCATCGTCACGGCCGCCCTGTAG
- a CDS encoding MFS transporter, producing MSALFHGWRVVGACFVIAAVAWSLGLFGSSVYLQAVTSAHGWPIAEVASAITVFFLVSASIQRVVGRSIDRFGPRPVLLLGLACMAAGVALIGQVSASWQLYPCFVLLGFGWSTLSMTGITTTVAPWFERHQGRSMTLAIMGASVGAIAGVPLLLLSIGELGLGRGLIVASVVAVSLLGPLIGIVLRYRGPADLGLPRDGEAPRKDAPPILHLAPIATAANRRLLLWSATVAFALGLTIQIGFITHHVALAEPLLGRAGAGMLVSAAGLSAFVGRLILARIVDRVNARRLGCFVMIAQAASLLAIAFWPTVPVLVVASLVYGYGIGHVTTLGPVVVRREFGAAAFGTTYGTAATVIQLTSALGPALFGFLRDGFGGYGPGFVIAALVTLIGCASLFIGGRAGVIMPGDPPGVKT from the coding sequence TTGAGCGCCCTGTTCCATGGCTGGCGGGTCGTCGGAGCCTGCTTCGTCATTGCCGCCGTGGCCTGGTCGCTCGGACTTTTCGGCTCCAGCGTGTACCTCCAGGCCGTGACGTCGGCGCACGGCTGGCCGATCGCCGAGGTCGCTTCGGCGATCACCGTGTTCTTCCTCGTGAGTGCCAGCATCCAGCGCGTCGTGGGCCGCAGCATCGACCGGTTTGGGCCGCGCCCCGTGCTGTTGCTGGGCCTGGCCTGCATGGCGGCGGGCGTGGCGCTGATCGGACAGGTGAGCGCGTCTTGGCAGCTCTATCCCTGCTTCGTGCTGCTCGGCTTCGGTTGGTCGACGCTCTCGATGACGGGCATCACCACGACGGTCGCGCCGTGGTTCGAGCGCCATCAGGGCCGGTCGATGACGCTCGCCATCATGGGGGCGAGCGTGGGCGCCATTGCGGGCGTGCCGCTGCTGCTGCTCTCCATCGGCGAGCTCGGCCTCGGGCGAGGACTGATCGTCGCCAGCGTCGTCGCGGTATCGCTGCTCGGTCCGCTGATCGGCATCGTCCTGCGCTATCGCGGCCCGGCCGATCTCGGCCTGCCGCGCGATGGCGAGGCCCCGCGAAAGGACGCACCGCCGATACTCCACCTCGCGCCGATCGCCACGGCCGCCAATCGACGCCTGCTGCTGTGGAGCGCTACCGTGGCCTTTGCGCTGGGCCTCACCATCCAGATCGGCTTCATCACCCATCATGTGGCCCTGGCCGAGCCGCTGCTGGGACGGGCGGGGGCCGGAATGCTGGTCAGCGCGGCGGGCTTGTCCGCGTTCGTTGGCCGCCTGATCCTGGCGCGCATCGTCGATCGCGTGAACGCGCGGCGGCTGGGCTGCTTCGTCATGATCGCGCAGGCGGCCTCGCTGCTGGCCATCGCGTTCTGGCCCACCGTGCCGGTCCTCGTCGTGGCGAGCCTGGTCTATGGCTATGGCATCGGCCATGTGACGACGCTGGGTCCGGTCGTCGTACGCCGCGAGTTCGGCGCGGCGGCCTTCGGCACCACCTATGGCACGGCTGCCACCGTGATCCAGCTTACCTCGGCGCTCGGGCCCGCCCTGTTCGGCTTCCTGCGCGATGGGTTCGGCGGCTACGGGCCGGGCTTCGTCATCGCCGCCCTCGTCACCCTGATCGGCTGTGCATCCCTGTTCATCGGCGGTCGCGCCGGAGTCATAATGCCCGGTGACCCGCCAGGAGTGAAAACATGA
- a CDS encoding flavin-containing monooxygenase, producing MDTIIAPASQSRTASEHFDVLIVGAGLSGIGAAWHLQKNCPGKSYAILEGRAASGGTWDLFRYPGVRSDSDMYTLGYRFRPWKDPKAIADGPAILSYIREVASDHGIDRRIRYGHRVVGASWSTPDAKWTLEIERGDERVFISCGFLWMCSGYYRYEAGYLPEFPGIDGFKGRVVHPQHWPQDLDYAGKKVVVIGSGATAVTVVPSMAETAAHVTMLQRSPTYVVARPAQDPIANKLRRRLPLKLAYMLTRWKNVLLGMYFYQMCKRKPEKVKSLILGGVRQMLGPDYDVATHFTPKYNPWDQRLCLVPDADLFRAIRKNKASVVTDTIETFTEKGIRLKSGTELEADVVVTATGLVVQPLGGAKLVVDGKPVKPSDTMIYKGMMYSDVPNLAAVFGYTNASWTLKADLVCEYVCRLLNYMDRKGFRQATPHSSDPTLTEEPWVNFSSGYIQRALPHQPKQGSKRPWKLYQNYVLDLLTLRHGSVRDKAMVFTK from the coding sequence ATGGATACGATCATCGCCCCGGCTTCGCAGAGCCGCACAGCCTCTGAACATTTCGACGTACTGATCGTCGGCGCCGGGCTTTCGGGCATCGGCGCCGCCTGGCACCTGCAGAAGAATTGCCCGGGCAAGAGCTACGCCATCCTCGAGGGGCGTGCCGCGAGCGGCGGCACGTGGGACCTGTTTCGCTACCCCGGCGTCCGTTCCGATTCCGACATGTACACGCTCGGCTATCGGTTCCGCCCTTGGAAGGACCCCAAGGCCATCGCCGACGGTCCTGCGATCCTGAGCTACATTCGCGAGGTCGCGAGCGACCACGGCATCGACCGCCGCATCCGCTACGGCCATCGCGTCGTCGGCGCTTCCTGGTCGACCCCGGATGCGAAGTGGACGCTCGAGATCGAACGCGGCGACGAGCGCGTGTTCATCTCCTGCGGCTTCCTCTGGATGTGCAGCGGCTACTATCGCTACGAGGCAGGCTACCTGCCGGAGTTCCCGGGCATCGATGGTTTCAAGGGCCGGGTCGTGCATCCTCAGCACTGGCCGCAGGATCTCGACTATGCCGGCAAGAAGGTGGTGGTGATCGGCAGCGGCGCCACCGCCGTGACGGTCGTGCCGTCGATGGCCGAGACCGCGGCGCACGTCACCATGCTTCAGCGCTCGCCGACCTACGTCGTGGCACGGCCGGCGCAGGACCCGATCGCGAACAAGCTGCGGCGCCGGCTGCCGCTCAAGCTCGCCTACATGCTGACGCGCTGGAAGAACGTCCTGCTCGGCATGTATTTCTATCAGATGTGCAAGCGCAAGCCGGAGAAGGTGAAGAGCCTGATCCTGGGCGGCGTGCGCCAGATGCTCGGACCGGACTACGACGTCGCCACGCACTTCACGCCGAAATACAATCCCTGGGACCAGCGGCTCTGCCTGGTGCCCGATGCCGATCTCTTCCGCGCCATCCGCAAGAACAAGGCCTCGGTCGTGACCGACACGATCGAGACCTTCACGGAGAAGGGCATCAGGCTGAAGTCGGGTACGGAGCTGGAGGCCGATGTGGTCGTGACGGCGACCGGTCTCGTGGTGCAGCCGCTCGGCGGCGCAAAACTGGTCGTGGACGGCAAGCCGGTGAAGCCCTCCGACACCATGATCTACAAGGGCATGATGTATTCGGACGTGCCGAACCTCGCGGCGGTGTTCGGCTACACCAACGCCTCGTGGACGCTGAAGGCCGATCTCGTCTGCGAATATGTCTGCCGCCTGCTGAACTACATGGACCGCAAGGGCTTCAGGCAGGCGACGCCGCACAGCAGCGACCCGACGCTTACCGAGGAGCCGTGGGTCAACTTCTCCTCCGGCTACATCCAGCGCGCGCTGCCGCATCAGCCCAAGCAAGGCAGCAAGCGGCCGTGGAAACTCTACCAGAACTACGTGCTCGACCTGCTCACCCTTCGCCATGGCTCGGTGCGCGACAAGGCGATGGTGTTCACGAAGTAG
- a CDS encoding bile acid:sodium symporter family protein: MTVALLVLLKVIVTVIIFGIGLDSTPRDAVRLFRHPALLLRSVLAMYVLVPLAALALVKLLPLSPGVEAGLLVLAVSAGAPLLPRKLLGIGDGAYIFSLVVVSSVLAVILVPVWLEILVPLFPRLPHLAPERAALILGESFFLPLLAGMAVRWLFPRFAAWTGGRLVGVAGLFLALTALVLLAVNWHIVLEVNWQGVAALAVLILMALVIGHLVGGPKEEDRTALAVACATRHIGVAVVVATSMPGARVAIVISVYIAISVVITLPYTRWRRKRTPEPRQAPPK; encoded by the coding sequence GTGACCGTTGCGTTGCTTGTCCTGCTGAAGGTGATCGTGACCGTGATCATCTTTGGCATCGGCCTCGACTCCACGCCGCGTGACGCGGTTCGCCTGTTTCGCCATCCCGCCCTGCTGTTGCGCTCCGTACTGGCGATGTACGTGCTGGTGCCGCTGGCAGCGCTCGCGCTGGTCAAACTGTTGCCGCTGTCGCCGGGCGTGGAGGCGGGCCTGCTCGTGCTCGCGGTTTCGGCCGGCGCGCCGCTGCTCCCGCGCAAGCTGCTCGGCATCGGCGACGGCGCCTACATCTTCAGCCTCGTCGTCGTCTCCTCGGTACTGGCGGTGATCCTCGTGCCGGTGTGGCTCGAAATCCTCGTGCCGCTGTTTCCGCGGTTGCCGCATTTGGCGCCGGAACGGGCCGCGCTGATCCTGGGCGAATCGTTCTTCCTGCCGTTGCTGGCCGGCATGGCGGTGCGGTGGCTGTTTCCGAGGTTCGCCGCGTGGACCGGCGGCCGGCTGGTCGGTGTCGCCGGGCTGTTCCTCGCGCTGACCGCACTCGTCCTGCTCGCGGTGAACTGGCACATCGTGCTCGAGGTCAATTGGCAGGGCGTTGCGGCCCTGGCCGTGCTGATCCTGATGGCGCTGGTCATCGGCCATCTGGTGGGCGGACCGAAAGAGGAGGACCGCACCGCGCTCGCCGTGGCGTGCGCGACCCGACATATCGGCGTCGCCGTCGTCGTGGCGACGTCGATGCCGGGGGCGCGCGTCGCCATCGTGATCTCGGTCTATATCGCGATTTCGGTGGTGATCACGCTGCCCTACACGCGATGGCGCCGCAAACGCACGCCTGAACCCAGACAGGCTCCGCCGAAATAA
- a CDS encoding rhodanese-like domain-containing protein: MPTSVKQMMEAANAVVPKITPAEAKDMIAKGNTLVVDVRDTAEVANSGKVANAVNVSRGMLEFRADPDSPYHDKAFDKSRTVIVYCASGGRAALSGKVLKDFGFANVFNLGGFKDWVDSGGSVDKA; the protein is encoded by the coding sequence ATGCCCACAAGTGTCAAGCAGATGATGGAGGCCGCCAACGCCGTCGTGCCGAAGATCACTCCGGCCGAGGCCAAGGACATGATCGCCAAGGGCAACACGCTCGTGGTCGACGTGCGCGACACCGCCGAGGTCGCCAACAGCGGCAAGGTCGCGAACGCGGTCAACGTCTCGCGCGGCATGCTGGAGTTCCGCGCCGATCCCGACTCGCCCTACCACGACAAGGCCTTCGACAAGTCCAGGACCGTAATCGTCTACTGCGCCTCGGGAGGCCGTGCCGCGCTCAGCGGCAAGGTCCTGAAGGATTTCGGATTCGCAAATGTCTTCAACCTCGGTGGCTTCAAGGACTGGGTCGATAGCGGTGGATCGGTCGACAAGGCCTGA
- a CDS encoding isocitrate lyase/PEP mutase family protein has product MSVSQAEKARKFRALHDAPGAFVIANPWDAGSARVLAGLGFEALASSSGAKAGVLGKRDGKVTREEALANARLIVNATDLPVAADLEKGFGDSPNDAAETIRQAVGIGLVGGSIEDATGNPDQPLFDIDTATMRIKAAVEAARSLPVPFVLTARAEGFLRGKPDLGDVIKRLQAFEAAGADVLFAPGLPDLASVKKVCGALRKPFNFMVGIRGKSFSKAELEAAGVKRISLATSLYRAAMAGLIEAATEVKDKGTFSYLDRAVPTPDLNAFMKE; this is encoded by the coding sequence ATGAGTGTCAGCCAGGCCGAGAAGGCCCGCAAATTTCGTGCGCTCCATGACGCACCGGGCGCCTTCGTCATTGCCAACCCCTGGGACGCGGGCTCGGCGCGCGTGCTGGCCGGTCTCGGGTTCGAGGCGCTGGCCAGTTCGAGCGGCGCCAAGGCCGGCGTACTGGGCAAGCGGGACGGCAAGGTGACGCGTGAGGAGGCGCTGGCCAATGCGCGGCTGATCGTGAACGCCACCGACCTGCCGGTGGCTGCCGATCTCGAGAAGGGTTTCGGGGATTCGCCCAACGACGCCGCCGAGACGATCCGCCAGGCCGTCGGCATCGGTCTGGTCGGTGGTTCGATCGAGGATGCCACCGGCAACCCGGATCAGCCGCTGTTCGACATCGACACGGCCACGATGCGCATCAAGGCGGCGGTGGAGGCGGCGCGTTCGCTGCCGGTCCCGTTCGTTCTGACGGCGCGTGCAGAAGGCTTTTTGCGCGGCAAGCCGGACCTGGGCGACGTCATCAAGCGCCTGCAGGCCTTCGAGGCGGCGGGTGCGGATGTGCTTTTCGCGCCGGGCCTGCCCGATCTCGCCTCGGTGAAGAAGGTCTGCGGCGCGCTGCGCAAGCCCTTCAACTTCATGGTCGGCATCAGGGGCAAGTCGTTCAGCAAGGCCGAGCTGGAGGCGGCCGGCGTGAAGCGGATCAGCCTCGCCACCTCGCTGTATCGCGCCGCGATGGCCGGCCTGATCGAGGCCGCCACCGAGGTGAAGGACAAGGGTACCTTCTCCTATCTCGACCGTGCTGTGCCGACGCCCGATCTCAACGCCTTCATGAAGGAGTAG
- the phnY gene encoding phosphonoacetaldehyde dehydrogenase, with translation MDTITTKSERAGSDVRHEYLRIAGKKVETKARLEVRFPWDNRLVGTVPRATPELVAEAFQIAHDYKPKLTRYQRQQILLKTADLLVSRKEELSRLITLESGLCLKDSLYEVGRAYDVFTFAGQLCMLDDGQTFSCDLTPHGKSRKIFTLRQPLNAISAITPFNHPLNMVAHKLAPAFATNNCVVLKPTELTPLTALFLADTLYEAGLPPEMLSVITGNPSDIGDAMIVDPRADLVTFTGSVRVGKYIAEKAGYKRIVLELGGNDPLIVMEDADLDKAAELAVAGATKNSGQRCTAVKRILVVDKVADAFVERVLAKAKKLKAGDPLDPETDVGTVIHERAATLFQNRVSEAVARHGAKLLHGNDRQGALFPPTVVDHVDPQAELVREETFGPAIPIIRVKDIHHAIQVSNGTAYGLSSGVCTDRLDYITKFVDELQVGTVNVWEVPGYRIEMSPFGGIKDSGLGYKEGVLEAMKSFTNVKTWSLPWPG, from the coding sequence ATGGACACGATCACGACTAAGAGCGAGCGGGCAGGCTCCGACGTCCGGCACGAATATCTCCGCATCGCCGGGAAGAAGGTCGAGACCAAGGCGCGGCTCGAAGTGCGCTTCCCCTGGGACAACCGTCTGGTCGGTACCGTGCCGCGCGCCACGCCCGAGCTGGTGGCAGAGGCCTTCCAGATCGCTCACGACTACAAGCCCAAGCTGACGCGCTACCAGCGCCAGCAGATCCTGCTGAAGACGGCCGACCTGCTGGTCTCGCGCAAGGAAGAGCTGTCGCGCCTGATCACGCTGGAGTCGGGCCTTTGCCTCAAGGACTCGCTCTACGAGGTCGGGCGCGCCTACGACGTGTTCACCTTCGCGGGCCAGCTCTGCATGCTGGACGACGGGCAGACCTTTTCCTGCGATCTCACCCCGCACGGCAAGTCGCGCAAAATCTTCACCCTGCGCCAGCCGCTGAACGCCATCTCGGCGATCACGCCGTTCAACCATCCGCTCAACATGGTCGCGCACAAGCTGGCGCCGGCCTTCGCGACCAACAACTGCGTCGTGCTGAAGCCGACCGAGCTGACGCCGCTCACCGCGCTGTTCCTGGCCGACACGCTCTATGAGGCGGGCCTGCCGCCGGAGATGCTGTCGGTGATCACGGGCAATCCGTCGGACATCGGCGACGCGATGATCGTCGATCCGCGCGCCGATCTCGTGACCTTCACGGGCTCGGTCCGGGTCGGCAAGTACATCGCCGAGAAGGCGGGCTACAAGCGCATCGTCCTCGAGCTGGGCGGCAACGACCCGCTGATCGTCATGGAGGATGCCGACCTCGACAAGGCGGCCGAACTGGCCGTCGCCGGTGCCACCAAGAATTCCGGCCAGCGCTGCACCGCGGTGAAGCGCATCCTGGTCGTCGACAAGGTGGCCGATGCCTTCGTCGAGCGCGTTCTCGCCAAAGCGAAGAAGCTGAAGGCCGGCGACCCGCTCGATCCCGAGACCGATGTCGGCACCGTGATCCACGAGCGCGCCGCCACGCTCTTCCAGAACCGCGTCAGCGAGGCGGTGGCCAGGCATGGCGCGAAGCTGCTGCACGGTAACGACCGCCAGGGCGCGCTCTTCCCGCCGACCGTGGTCGACCATGTCGATCCGCAGGCCGAGCTGGTGCGCGAGGAGACGTTCGGGCCGGCAATCCCGATCATTCGCGTCAAGGATATCCACCACGCCATCCAGGTCTCCAACGGCACGGCCTACGGCCTGTCGTCGGGCGTCTGCACGGATCGTCTCGACTACATCACGAAGTTCGTCGACGAACTGCAGGTCGGGACGGTGAACGTCTGGGAAGTGCCCGGTTACCGCATCGAGATGTCGCCGTTCGGCGGCATCAAGGATTCAGGGCTGGGCTACAAGGAAGGCGTGCTGGAAGCGATGAAGAGCTTCACCAACGTGAAGACCTGGTCGCTGCCCTGGCCGGGCTAG
- the phnA gene encoding phosphonoacetate hydrolase, whose protein sequence is MAPDSINVSGGDISVNGRSYRLPKQPIVVVCVDGSEPGYIERAVEAGQAPWFARVLKEGTNLIGDCVVPSFTNPNNLSIVTGRPPSVHGICGNYFLDPDTGKEVMMNDPKFLRIETLFPAFQRAGCRIAVVTAKDKLRGLLGKGLELGAGKACSFSSEKSDKATLAENGIDHVNELVGMGVPDVYSAGLSEFVFAAGVKLMERDRPQIMYLSTTDYIQHKQAPGTPVANAFYAMMDGYLGKLDAMGCTIVVTADHGMNAKFGSDGQPDVIYLQDVFDGWVGKDKARVILPITDPYVVHHGALGSFAVVYCTNPTEWAAKLKAMPGIEAALTKEEAAAKFELPADRLGDLIVVSTQHKVLGTSASRHDLSGLTEPLRSHGGISEQRVPLLCNRKLADGAAAASHRWRNFDAFDLALNLVA, encoded by the coding sequence ATGGCACCCGACAGCATCAACGTCAGCGGCGGCGACATCTCCGTCAACGGCCGCAGCTACCGCCTGCCCAAGCAACCGATCGTCGTCGTATGCGTCGACGGCTCGGAGCCGGGCTATATCGAGCGCGCCGTCGAGGCGGGCCAGGCGCCGTGGTTCGCCCGGGTGCTCAAAGAGGGCACCAACCTGATCGGCGACTGCGTGGTGCCGAGCTTCACCAACCCGAACAATCTCTCGATCGTCACCGGCCGCCCGCCGTCCGTCCACGGCATCTGCGGCAACTATTTCCTCGATCCCGATACGGGCAAGGAAGTGATGATGAACGATCCGAAGTTCCTGCGGATCGAGACGCTGTTTCCGGCCTTCCAGCGCGCCGGCTGCCGCATCGCCGTCGTCACCGCCAAGGACAAGCTGCGCGGCCTGCTGGGCAAGGGCCTGGAACTCGGCGCCGGCAAGGCCTGCTCCTTCTCGTCGGAGAAGTCCGACAAGGCGACCCTGGCCGAAAACGGCATCGACCATGTGAACGAGCTGGTCGGCATGGGTGTGCCCGACGTTTACAGCGCCGGCCTTTCGGAGTTCGTGTTCGCGGCTGGCGTCAAGCTGATGGAGCGCGACCGGCCGCAGATCATGTATCTGTCGACCACCGACTACATCCAGCACAAGCAGGCGCCGGGCACGCCGGTCGCCAATGCCTTCTACGCCATGATGGACGGCTATCTCGGCAAGCTCGACGCCATGGGCTGCACCATCGTCGTCACCGCCGACCACGGCATGAACGCCAAGTTCGGCAGCGACGGCCAGCCCGACGTCATCTACCTTCAGGACGTGTTCGACGGCTGGGTGGGCAAGGACAAGGCCCGCGTCATCCTGCCGATCACCGATCCCTATGTCGTGCATCACGGCGCGCTCGGCTCCTTCGCGGTCGTCTATTGCACCAATCCGACGGAGTGGGCCGCGAAGCTGAAGGCGATGCCGGGCATCGAGGCGGCGCTGACCAAGGAGGAGGCGGCCGCCAAGTTCGAGCTGCCGGCGGATCGCCTGGGCGATCTCATCGTCGTCTCGACCCAGCACAAGGTGCTGGGCACCTCGGCCTCGCGGCACGATCTCTCGGGCCTCACCGAGCCGCTGCGCAGCCATGGCGGCATCTCCGAGCAGCGCGTCCCGCTGTTGTGCAACCGCAAGCTCGCGGACGGCGCGGCAGCCGCTTCGCATCGCTGGCGCAACTTCGACGCCTTCGATCTCGCCCTCAACCTCGTCGCCTGA
- a CDS encoding 2-aminoethylphosphonate--pyruvate transaminase, protein MTTKPAASETGDPLLLTPGPLTTSASVKQAMVHDWGSRDQGFIAINKMVLEKIVELAGAQGTHVTVPVQGSGTFAVEAMITSFVPKTGKLLVVINGAYGQRAKKIAEIAGRAVATYETPEDTPPDLAKLEAMLVADPAITHVFAVHCETTSGILNPIADLAALVKKQGRRLLVDSMSAFGAIEIDARSVHYDALAASSNKCLEGVPGLGFVVCRSSALAECKGNATTLVLDLHDQAEGFAKTGQYRFTPPIHVIVALGKAIEEHAAEGGVAGRGKRYRENAKVLIDGMRAMGFQTLLPNDLQAPIIITFHMPTDPKFVFQNFYDGLKDRGYVIYPGKLTVADSFRMGCIGRLYPDHMRGALAAVREVLDEMRVTNGGPALAAE, encoded by the coding sequence ATGACCACCAAGCCTGCTGCTTCCGAAACCGGCGATCCGCTGCTGCTGACGCCGGGCCCGCTCACCACCTCGGCCAGCGTGAAGCAGGCCATGGTCCACGATTGGGGCTCCCGCGATCAGGGCTTCATCGCCATCAACAAGATGGTGCTGGAGAAGATCGTCGAACTCGCGGGTGCTCAGGGAACGCACGTCACCGTGCCCGTCCAGGGCTCCGGCACATTCGCCGTCGAGGCGATGATCACCAGCTTCGTGCCGAAGACCGGCAAGCTGCTGGTCGTCATCAACGGCGCCTATGGCCAGCGCGCGAAGAAGATTGCCGAGATTGCCGGTCGGGCGGTGGCAACCTACGAGACGCCGGAGGACACGCCGCCCGACCTCGCGAAGCTGGAGGCGATGCTGGTTGCCGATCCGGCCATCACCCATGTCTTCGCCGTTCATTGCGAGACGACCTCGGGCATTCTCAATCCGATCGCCGACCTCGCCGCGCTGGTGAAGAAGCAAGGTCGCCGCCTGCTGGTCGATTCGATGTCGGCCTTCGGCGCGATCGAGATCGATGCGCGCAGCGTCCATTATGACGCGCTCGCGGCGTCCTCGAACAAGTGCCTGGAAGGCGTGCCGGGCCTCGGCTTCGTCGTCTGCCGCAGCAGCGCGCTCGCCGAGTGCAAGGGCAACGCCACGACCCTGGTGCTCGACCTGCATGACCAGGCCGAAGGCTTCGCCAAGACCGGCCAGTACCGCTTTACGCCGCCGATCCACGTCATCGTGGCGCTAGGCAAGGCGATCGAGGAGCATGCGGCCGAGGGCGGCGTAGCGGGACGCGGCAAGCGCTACCGCGAAAACGCCAAGGTGCTGATCGACGGCATGCGCGCCATGGGTTTTCAGACGCTTCTGCCGAATGACCTTCAGGCGCCGATCATCATCACCTTCCACATGCCGACCGATCCTAAGTTCGTCTTCCAGAATTTCTATGACGGGCTCAAGGACCGCGGCTATGTGATCTATCCGGGCAAGCTCACCGTGGCAGATTCGTTCCGCATGGGCTGCATCGGCCGGCTCTATCCCGACCATATGCGCGGCGCCCTGGCGGCGGTGCGCGAGGTCCTGGACGAGATGCGGGTCACCAACGGCGGTCCGGCGCTGGCGGCAGAGTAG
- a CDS encoding 2-keto-4-pentenoate hydratase encodes MDLTAQRELARLLAMLRREHRGQSGLAPHLVPPDKATAYRIAGMVAEELGWPVLGWKIAAMKEEMQQALRTDSPIYGRVYFLKETPHSAVHAALASPIPEVEYQAKLGRDLPPRDKPYTVEEVTDAVASLHPGLELAECRFIHDESFPPLPAVLADGAGSGTIVYGPAIEDWRNRDIPGQEATLSSNGRLRRKGTAAAALDHPMVPLTWLANELSRTGVGMKEGQMVSTGTLTGMLAPKPGETFLADFGPFGSVTVSIT; translated from the coding sequence ATGGACCTGACCGCGCAACGGGAACTCGCCCGCCTCCTCGCCATGCTCCGCCGCGAACATCGCGGCCAGAGCGGCCTCGCCCCGCATCTCGTGCCGCCGGACAAGGCGACGGCTTATCGGATCGCCGGCATGGTCGCCGAGGAGTTGGGCTGGCCTGTGCTCGGCTGGAAGATCGCGGCGATGAAGGAGGAGATGCAGCAGGCTCTGCGGACCGATTCGCCGATCTACGGCCGAGTCTATTTCCTGAAGGAAACGCCGCACAGCGCCGTGCATGCAGCGCTTGCAAGCCCGATCCCCGAGGTCGAGTACCAGGCGAAGCTGGGCCGCGATCTGCCGCCGCGCGACAAGCCCTACACGGTCGAGGAAGTCACCGACGCGGTCGCGTCGCTTCATCCGGGGCTTGAACTCGCGGAATGCCGCTTCATTCACGACGAGTCGTTCCCGCCCCTGCCCGCCGTCCTGGCCGACGGCGCCGGCTCCGGCACGATCGTCTATGGTCCCGCCATCGAGGATTGGCGCAACCGGGACATTCCGGGACAGGAGGCGACGCTCTCGTCCAATGGCCGCCTGCGCCGCAAGGGCACGGCCGCCGCCGCACTCGACCATCCGATGGTGCCGCTCACCTGGCTCGCCAACGAACTGTCGCGCACCGGCGTCGGCATGAAGGAAGGCCAGATGGTCAGCACCGGCACGCTCACCGGCATGCTGGCGCCCAAGCCCGGCGAGACGTTCCTGGCCGACTTCGGCCCGTTCGGCTCGGTGACCGTCTCGATCACCTAG
- a CDS encoding LysR substrate-binding domain-containing protein → MTPTQLRAFHLVAEAGSFSAAARAAGLSQPNLSGQVTALEKAYGVRLFDRRGRSVTPTETGRQLHGVTTRLFALQDEAQALLLGERALTRGHLRIAADSAHHVVPIMAALRKRAGGLTFALSIDNSAVVLERLLRHEADVAVMAKSLSDPRLHAVRLRTDRLVLFAPAGHALAKRGRTPLSALNDQELVLRERGSITREVLEQAMAAADIRPASIVEVQTREGVREAVAAGFGVGAVFASELGEDRRFRRIVITDQDLAVAEYAVCLQERRRVALVRAFMDEATRLAS, encoded by the coding sequence ATGACGCCAACGCAACTCCGCGCCTTCCACCTCGTGGCCGAGGCCGGCTCCTTCTCCGCCGCCGCCCGCGCCGCCGGCCTCAGCCAGCCCAATCTCTCGGGCCAGGTGACGGCGTTGGAAAAGGCCTATGGCGTGCGCCTGTTCGACCGGCGCGGTCGCAGCGTGACGCCCACCGAAACCGGCCGCCAGCTGCATGGCGTGACGACTCGCCTGTTCGCCCTTCAAGACGAGGCGCAGGCGCTGCTGCTGGGCGAGCGGGCGCTGACGCGCGGACATCTCCGCATCGCCGCCGACTCCGCGCACCATGTCGTGCCGATCATGGCTGCGTTGCGCAAACGGGCGGGCGGCCTCACCTTCGCGCTGTCGATCGACAATTCCGCCGTCGTACTGGAGCGCCTGCTGCGCCACGAAGCCGATGTCGCAGTGATGGCCAAAAGCCTTTCAGATCCACGCCTGCACGCCGTCCGTCTGCGTACCGACCGCTTGGTCCTGTTCGCACCCGCGGGCCACGCGCTCGCCAAACGCGGCCGCACGCCCCTCTCCGCGCTCAACGACCAGGAGCTGGTATTGCGAGAGCGCGGCTCGATCACGCGCGAAGTGCTTGAGCAGGCGATGGCGGCGGCCGATATCAGGCCGGCCTCCATCGTCGAGGTGCAGACCCGCGAAGGCGTGCGCGAGGCAGTGGCGGCAGGGTTCGGCGTCGGCGCAGTGTTCGCAAGCGAACTGGGCGAGGATCGCCGCTTCCGGCGCATCGTGATCACCGACCAGGATCTCGCCGTCGCGGAATATGCCGTGTGCCTGCAGGAGCGTCGGCGCGTTGCGCTCGTTCGAGCCTTCATGGACGAAGCGACGCGACTTGCGTCCTGA